One genomic region from Leifsonia poae encodes:
- a CDS encoding ABC transporter permease has protein sequence MTTPTMAVKVLRASRTRRPRITWTISVVVLVVMTLAAVFAPLVAPYEPDHIDFAAIYASPSPAHWLGADGLGRDTLSRLIFGARTALLGPLIVVIASTAAGILLGLLAAWRGGWIDAVLGRVFDVLFAFPSLLIAIMAVALFGKGLVAPVIAMSIAYAPFVARLTRSLVLAERNRPYVSAYRVQGFSGGWIALRRVLPNVSPIVGAQSTLNFGYVLAELAGLSFLGLGVQAPTADWGAMINESQAGIVGGHLLPAIVPALAVVIVVVAVNIVGEELSDRIGGGSAA, from the coding sequence ATGACAACACCCACCATGGCCGTGAAGGTGCTGCGCGCATCCCGAACCCGACGCCCGCGGATCACCTGGACGATCAGTGTCGTCGTGCTCGTCGTCATGACCCTCGCCGCCGTGTTCGCCCCACTCGTCGCCCCCTACGAACCCGACCACATCGATTTCGCCGCGATCTACGCCTCCCCGAGCCCGGCGCATTGGCTCGGCGCCGACGGGCTCGGCCGAGACACGCTCAGCCGGCTGATCTTCGGAGCGCGCACCGCGCTGCTCGGTCCGCTCATCGTTGTGATCGCGTCCACCGCGGCGGGGATCCTGCTCGGGCTGCTCGCCGCCTGGCGCGGGGGCTGGATCGACGCCGTGCTCGGCCGTGTCTTCGACGTGCTGTTCGCGTTCCCGTCGCTGCTCATCGCGATCATGGCCGTCGCCCTGTTCGGAAAGGGGCTGGTCGCCCCGGTGATCGCGATGAGTATCGCGTACGCTCCGTTCGTCGCCCGGCTCACCCGTTCGCTGGTACTCGCCGAACGCAACCGGCCCTATGTGTCCGCCTATCGGGTGCAGGGCTTCTCCGGCGGCTGGATCGCGCTGCGTCGCGTGCTCCCGAACGTCTCGCCGATCGTCGGGGCGCAATCCACCCTGAATTTCGGCTACGTGCTCGCCGAACTCGCGGGCCTGTCCTTTCTCGGGCTCGGTGTGCAGGCACCGACGGCGGACTGGGGCGCCATGATCAACGAATCCCAGGCCGGCATCGTCGGCGGCCACCTCCTGCCGGCCATCGTGCCGGCGCTCGCCGTCGTGATCGTGGTCGTTGCGGTCAACATCGTCGGCGAAGAACTCTCGGACCGGATCGGAGGCGGATCAGCCGCATGA
- a CDS encoding polysaccharide lyase 8 family protein → MSPTDSAALSRRTVILAGAAAVPVLAAGSALLTATPVHAATAADFALVRTQWLGTLIGDYSLTDATVQNYVTASAAEAQTLWTSLVTTANRTYLWADLNSSSVSAIQRNAIGRLRALALALRSPGSSLYQNAGLKADLLAAVDWFLANKYGVTSMYDNWWDFQIGIPLALNDFCVLLYDDLTASQIATAMTAIKRYAPTPTSTGGATSTGANRNWACSIAILRGALSQDSAIIADAKTAYTTVFPYVSGGDGFYTDGGFIQHKYFSYNGGYAVSLLQYLTYSMVATAGTPWAFTAPRVAEVYDWVQHNYAPWIYAGAFMDMTRGRGLSRFYETDHRVGRLTIATLLQLAAVFPAAQALTVRAQCKGWIDADAFLPFFTYDKAPIEQVRLASIVQGRAVMADAGIAAAAESTQTVVATSMARAVHRRPAFPYAVAMDSTVIKPYESANNENLQGWYTGEGAVYLYLPGQTGQWANQYWPTADKYRIPGTTVDTKTLALGAGRGSANTWTGGALLDGDAALGMSLKFAVQTLTGRKSWFCLDDVIACLGAGISSTDGTTIESIVENRNIGPNGQTIPVVDGAAVLATPGSSPSTLHPNWAWIPNTGGYVFPGGTTIKAMREDRTGKWTDMDHRGVYDDTTTYSRRFVTFWFDHGVSPSNAGYAYLQLPGATQAQTAGMAASTEVAVVANTAEVQAVTRAGTGTTMANFWTAGAPKTAGIQLDNRASVVVTRTGGRLSIAVSDPTQVVAGAVTVTIDGPATGVVQADPGVTVLALTPNVKLSVDVTGAAGASFVARFSV, encoded by the coding sequence ATGTCACCGACCGACTCCGCCGCGCTCTCGCGCCGCACCGTCATCCTGGCCGGCGCGGCCGCCGTTCCCGTCCTCGCCGCGGGGTCTGCCCTGCTCACCGCGACGCCGGTGCACGCCGCGACCGCCGCCGATTTCGCCCTCGTCCGCACGCAGTGGCTGGGCACACTGATCGGCGACTACAGCCTCACGGATGCGACGGTGCAGAACTACGTGACCGCTTCCGCCGCCGAGGCGCAGACGCTGTGGACCTCGCTCGTCACCACCGCGAACCGCACCTACCTGTGGGCCGACCTGAACAGCAGCAGCGTCTCCGCCATCCAGCGCAACGCCATCGGCCGGTTGCGCGCCCTGGCGCTCGCCCTGAGATCGCCCGGCTCCTCGCTCTACCAGAACGCCGGCCTGAAGGCCGATCTGCTCGCGGCCGTCGACTGGTTCCTCGCGAACAAGTACGGCGTCACCAGCATGTACGACAACTGGTGGGACTTCCAGATCGGCATCCCGCTCGCCCTCAACGACTTCTGCGTGCTGCTCTACGACGACCTCACGGCAAGCCAGATCGCGACAGCCATGACGGCGATCAAACGCTACGCACCGACACCGACGTCGACCGGCGGCGCCACCTCGACCGGAGCCAACCGCAACTGGGCGTGCTCCATCGCGATCCTGCGCGGCGCGCTCAGCCAGGACAGCGCGATCATCGCCGACGCCAAGACGGCGTACACGACCGTCTTCCCGTACGTCTCAGGCGGCGACGGCTTCTACACCGACGGCGGCTTCATCCAGCACAAGTACTTCTCGTACAACGGCGGCTACGCCGTCTCGCTGCTGCAATACCTCACGTATTCGATGGTGGCGACCGCCGGTACCCCGTGGGCGTTCACGGCGCCGCGCGTGGCGGAGGTCTACGACTGGGTGCAGCACAACTACGCCCCGTGGATCTACGCGGGCGCGTTCATGGACATGACGAGAGGCCGCGGGCTCTCCCGCTTCTACGAGACCGATCACCGGGTCGGGCGGCTCACCATCGCCACCCTCCTTCAGCTCGCCGCGGTGTTCCCGGCCGCCCAGGCGCTGACGGTGCGCGCCCAGTGCAAGGGCTGGATCGACGCTGATGCATTCCTCCCGTTCTTCACCTACGACAAGGCCCCGATCGAGCAGGTGCGGCTGGCCTCCATCGTGCAGGGCAGGGCCGTGATGGCGGATGCGGGCATCGCGGCCGCCGCCGAATCCACCCAGACCGTGGTCGCGACCTCGATGGCCCGTGCCGTTCACCGACGCCCCGCGTTCCCCTACGCCGTCGCGATGGACAGCACCGTGATCAAGCCGTACGAGAGCGCCAACAACGAGAACCTCCAGGGCTGGTACACCGGCGAAGGCGCCGTCTACCTGTACCTGCCCGGTCAGACCGGGCAGTGGGCGAACCAGTACTGGCCGACCGCCGACAAGTACCGCATCCCCGGCACCACCGTCGACACCAAAACGCTCGCTCTCGGGGCCGGCCGCGGCTCGGCCAACACCTGGACAGGAGGCGCGCTCCTCGACGGCGACGCGGCGCTCGGGATGAGCCTGAAGTTCGCCGTGCAGACGCTCACCGGCCGCAAGTCGTGGTTCTGCCTCGATGATGTGATCGCCTGCCTCGGGGCCGGTATCTCGAGTACAGACGGCACCACCATCGAGTCGATCGTCGAGAACCGGAACATCGGCCCAAACGGCCAGACCATTCCCGTCGTCGACGGAGCAGCCGTGCTCGCCACTCCCGGAAGCAGCCCGAGCACGCTGCACCCGAACTGGGCGTGGATCCCGAACACGGGCGGCTACGTGTTTCCCGGCGGCACCACGATCAAAGCCATGCGCGAAGACCGCACCGGGAAGTGGACCGACATGGACCACCGCGGCGTGTACGACGACACCACGACCTACTCGCGCCGGTTCGTCACCTTCTGGTTCGACCACGGTGTGAGCCCGAGCAATGCCGGGTATGCCTACCTCCAACTCCCGGGGGCGACGCAGGCGCAGACCGCCGGGATGGCGGCGTCGACGGAGGTGGCCGTCGTCGCCAACACGGCGGAGGTCCAAGCCGTGACCCGCGCCGGAACGGGAACGACGATGGCCAACTTCTGGACGGCCGGCGCGCCGAAGACCGCAGGAATCCAGCTCGACAACCGAGCCTCCGTGGTCGTGACCCGTACCGGCGGTCGGCTCTCGATCGCGGTGAGCGACCCGACCCAGGTCGTCGCCGGTGCCGTGACCGTCACCATCGACGGCCCCGCCACCGGCGTCGTACAGGCCGACCCGGGCGTGACAGTGCTCGCGCTCACGCCTAACGTGAAGCTCTCCGTGGATGTCACGGGCGCGGCTGGAGCGTCCTTCGTCGCGCGGTTCAGCGTGTGA
- a CDS encoding FAD-dependent oxidoreductase, which yields MTAERADLLVIGGGLGGVSAALAALRAGRSVILTEQYAWLGGQLTSQAVTLDEHTWIEQFGSTASYRGLRDGIRDYYRQNYPLSPAARAQRHLNPGAGLVSRLCAEPRAGVAVIERMLAPYRSSGRLRIVQPAVPVGAAVDGDRVVSVTVRRLDTGETLVLSGDLVVDATETGELLPLTGTEYVVGSESRAQTGEPSAPESADPQNVQAISWCFVIDHVDGDHVIEKPDDYERWRAMQPDFWGAPMMSLTAPHPRTLDIETRTFTPTIDDDPFAAVADQRSDGGDSELWIFRRMLARKTLEPGFLDSDIVLVNWPMIDYIDGSVIDTPDAQEHLDAAKAQSRAMLYWLQTEAPRPDGGAGWPGLRLRPDVTGTEDGFAQAPYIRESRRIVAEYTVVEGDLSIAARGSDAPATFPDSVGVGMYRIDLHPSTGGDNYIDVASVPFEIPLGALIPIRMRNLLPAGKNVGTTHITNGAFRLHPVEWGIGEAVGWLAAFCLDRAMDPRAVRNTPSALEEFQSLLAANGVELHWPDVTGY from the coding sequence ATGACCGCGGAACGAGCCGATCTCCTCGTCATCGGCGGCGGCCTCGGCGGCGTCTCGGCGGCGCTCGCAGCGCTCCGCGCCGGCCGCAGCGTCATCCTCACCGAGCAGTACGCCTGGCTCGGCGGCCAGCTGACCAGCCAGGCCGTCACCCTCGACGAGCACACCTGGATCGAGCAGTTCGGGTCGACGGCCTCCTACCGCGGCCTGCGGGACGGTATCCGGGACTACTACCGCCAGAACTACCCCCTATCGCCCGCGGCCCGAGCCCAACGCCACCTCAACCCGGGTGCCGGGCTCGTCAGCCGGCTCTGCGCCGAGCCGCGGGCCGGTGTCGCCGTCATCGAGCGGATGCTCGCCCCTTACCGCAGCTCCGGACGGTTGCGGATCGTGCAGCCCGCCGTCCCCGTCGGCGCAGCGGTGGACGGCGACCGTGTCGTCTCCGTCACCGTGCGCCGGCTCGACACCGGGGAGACCCTCGTGCTCAGCGGCGACCTCGTCGTCGACGCGACCGAGACCGGCGAGTTGCTGCCCCTGACCGGCACCGAATACGTGGTCGGGAGCGAGAGCCGCGCCCAGACCGGTGAGCCGAGCGCCCCCGAGAGCGCCGACCCGCAGAACGTTCAGGCGATCTCGTGGTGCTTCGTCATCGACCATGTCGACGGCGACCACGTGATCGAGAAGCCCGACGACTACGAGCGGTGGCGGGCAATGCAGCCCGACTTCTGGGGTGCCCCGATGATGAGCCTCACCGCCCCGCATCCCCGCACCCTCGACATCGAGACGCGTACCTTCACGCCGACCATCGACGACGACCCCTTCGCCGCCGTCGCCGATCAGCGCTCCGACGGCGGGGACAGCGAACTCTGGATCTTCCGGCGGATGCTCGCCCGCAAGACGCTCGAGCCCGGGTTCCTCGACAGCGACATCGTGCTGGTGAACTGGCCGATGATCGACTACATCGACGGGTCGGTCATCGACACCCCGGATGCGCAGGAGCACCTCGACGCCGCGAAGGCGCAGTCCCGCGCCATGCTCTACTGGCTGCAGACCGAGGCCCCGCGCCCGGACGGGGGCGCCGGATGGCCTGGCCTCCGGCTGCGCCCGGACGTGACCGGCACCGAAGACGGCTTCGCCCAGGCGCCGTACATCCGCGAGTCCCGGCGCATCGTGGCGGAGTACACGGTGGTCGAGGGCGACCTCTCCATCGCCGCCCGCGGCAGCGATGCGCCGGCGACCTTCCCCGATTCGGTCGGGGTCGGCATGTACCGCATCGACCTGCACCCCTCCACCGGGGGCGACAACTACATCGACGTCGCCTCCGTCCCCTTCGAGATCCCGCTTGGAGCCCTCATCCCGATCCGGATGCGGAACCTGCTCCCCGCGGGCAAGAACGTCGGAACCACCCACATCACCAACGGCGCCTTCCGGCTGCACCCGGTGGAGTGGGGGATCGGCGAGGCAGTGGGCTGGCTAGCGGCCTTCTGCCTGGACCGTGCGATGGATCCTCGCGCGGTCCGCAACACTCCCTCCGCCCTGGAGGAGTTCCAATCCCTGTTGGCCGCGAACGGCGTCGAGCTGCACTGGCCCGACGTCACCGGCTACTGA
- a CDS encoding LacI family DNA-binding transcriptional regulator produces the protein MTSSRTPRITQRRIAELAGVSQATVSLVLNGRTENGARIPEETRERVLAVIRQTTYVADPVARSLAGAANNLVGVFTYEHAFPNETSDFYTPLLTGIESRAEALGFDLLMFTSAPLTDGRRQIFNENSRLRLADGCLLLGSEMDADELARLRDSGYAFVAIGRRDVDGIAYVGVDYVTPTQTLARKAVEAGHRSAFYAHLSLTAESSRDRHDALTAELARAGVALGETETTEAGVGDAWRRLREGEATVLFVEDPTDAEELHALAAAEGIRVPEDLSVVVLGERGRGAQTLDFTRLSAPRTELGSVAVTLLDQLLNGPRAGAAELPLRQLLDCTVIDGATLAAPSMGAAR, from the coding sequence ATGACGTCGAGCCGGACACCGCGCATCACGCAGCGCAGAATCGCAGAACTCGCCGGGGTGAGTCAGGCGACCGTGTCGCTCGTGCTCAACGGCCGCACCGAGAACGGTGCACGCATCCCCGAAGAGACCCGCGAACGCGTTCTCGCGGTCATCCGGCAGACGACATACGTCGCCGACCCGGTGGCGCGCAGCCTCGCCGGCGCCGCGAACAACCTCGTCGGCGTCTTCACCTACGAGCACGCCTTCCCGAACGAAACCTCCGACTTCTACACGCCGCTGCTGACCGGCATCGAGAGCAGGGCGGAAGCGCTCGGCTTCGACCTCCTGATGTTCACCAGCGCGCCCCTCACCGACGGGCGCCGCCAGATCTTCAACGAGAACAGTCGACTCCGACTCGCCGACGGCTGCCTGCTGCTCGGGAGCGAGATGGATGCGGACGAGCTCGCCCGCCTGCGCGACAGCGGGTACGCCTTCGTAGCCATCGGTCGCCGCGACGTCGACGGGATCGCCTACGTCGGTGTCGACTACGTCACCCCCACCCAGACCCTGGCGCGTAAAGCCGTCGAGGCGGGCCATCGGAGCGCCTTCTACGCGCACCTCTCGTTGACGGCCGAATCATCGAGAGACCGTCACGACGCTCTGACCGCCGAGTTGGCGAGGGCGGGCGTCGCCCTCGGGGAGACGGAGACCACCGAAGCGGGTGTCGGGGATGCCTGGCGCCGCCTCAGAGAAGGAGAAGCAACTGTGCTGTTCGTCGAAGATCCCACGGATGCGGAGGAGCTGCACGCTCTCGCCGCAGCCGAGGGCATCCGGGTTCCGGAAGACCTCTCGGTGGTCGTGCTCGGTGAGCGCGGCCGGGGCGCCCAGACCCTTGATTTCACCCGGCTGAGTGCGCCGCGCACCGAGCTGGGGTCGGTCGCGGTCACGCTCCTCGACCAGCTCCTCAACGGGCCGCGGGCCGGCGCCGCCGAGCTGCCCCTGCGACAGCTGCTCGACTGCACCGTCATCGACGGCGCTACGCTCGCCGCACCGTCGATGGGCGCCGCCCGATGA
- a CDS encoding dipeptide ABC transporter ATP-binding protein codes for MTLLDISRLTLDLPTGARLLDGVSLHIAPGETVGLVGESGSGKSLTARAVLGLLPDGAITTGSVRLDDTEVLHAPRKDLLRLRRSRAAMIFQDPRAGINPMRTIGDHLTEALRLGEGWSASDARARAVELLHAVRLPRPEEHLRQFPHEFSGGMLQRVMIAGALAGSPQLLVCDEPTTALDVTTQAEIVAVLTEQRAQRGMGMLFITHDLNLAASICDRVSVMSAGRIEEEGDAVQVFLHPRADYTRRLVAATPTLAPVGAVSPRATTAEPAPTPATPESVMLDVRSLSKTYHPRGKEPVRAVIETSLTVPPGQALGVVGESGSGKSTLARMIVGLELPDAGDIRVDGAQRTVRPRNRRERLAHARSVQMVFQDPYLSLDPRIPAGRAIEDALRLHSVLTTRDARTRVLDLLAQVGLGEKHAQAQPRTLSGGQRQRVAIARALAIEPEVLVMDEATSALDVSVQAQVLDVVSEIRRARNLTVLFISHDLAVVRRVCESTVVMRRGEIVERGRTTALLEHPQHPYTRLLIDSVPKAGRAEES; via the coding sequence ATGACGCTTCTCGACATCTCGCGGCTCACCCTCGACCTCCCGACCGGAGCGCGCCTCCTCGACGGGGTCTCGCTTCACATCGCACCGGGTGAGACGGTCGGCCTGGTGGGTGAATCGGGTTCCGGCAAATCGCTCACGGCGCGTGCCGTTCTCGGCCTCCTCCCGGACGGGGCGATCACCACCGGCTCGGTCCGGCTCGACGACACCGAGGTTCTGCACGCCCCGCGCAAGGACCTCCTGCGGCTGCGACGATCGCGCGCGGCCATGATCTTCCAGGACCCCCGGGCCGGGATCAACCCCATGCGCACGATCGGCGACCACCTCACCGAGGCGCTGCGGCTGGGGGAGGGCTGGTCGGCCTCCGACGCGCGGGCGCGCGCTGTCGAGCTGCTCCACGCGGTCCGGCTGCCGCGGCCCGAGGAGCATCTGCGCCAGTTCCCCCACGAGTTCTCCGGCGGGATGCTGCAGCGCGTGATGATCGCGGGCGCGCTTGCGGGGTCTCCGCAGCTCCTCGTCTGCGACGAGCCGACGACGGCGCTCGACGTCACCACGCAGGCCGAGATCGTCGCCGTGCTCACCGAGCAGCGCGCCCAGCGCGGCATGGGGATGCTGTTCATCACCCACGATCTCAACCTCGCCGCCTCGATCTGCGACCGGGTCTCGGTGATGAGCGCCGGCCGGATCGAGGAGGAGGGCGACGCCGTGCAGGTGTTCCTGCATCCGCGCGCCGACTACACCCGGCGTCTTGTCGCGGCGACTCCGACCCTCGCCCCGGTGGGTGCGGTCTCGCCGCGGGCCACAACGGCCGAGCCGGCTCCGACGCCCGCGACGCCGGAGTCGGTGATGCTCGACGTCCGGTCGCTGTCGAAGACGTACCACCCGCGCGGTAAGGAGCCGGTGCGGGCCGTCATCGAGACGTCTCTCACCGTCCCGCCGGGGCAGGCGCTCGGCGTCGTCGGAGAATCGGGTTCGGGCAAGTCGACCCTCGCCCGCATGATCGTGGGCCTCGAACTCCCCGATGCCGGTGACATCCGGGTCGACGGGGCGCAGAGGACGGTCCGACCGCGGAACCGACGGGAGCGGCTCGCCCACGCCCGCAGCGTGCAGATGGTCTTCCAAGACCCCTACCTCTCGCTCGACCCGCGCATACCGGCGGGCCGTGCCATCGAGGACGCGCTCCGGCTGCACTCCGTTCTGACCACGCGGGATGCGCGCACCCGGGTGCTCGACCTCCTCGCCCAGGTGGGGCTCGGCGAGAAGCACGCCCAGGCGCAACCGCGCACGCTCTCGGGCGGGCAGCGGCAGCGGGTGGCCATCGCGCGGGCCCTCGCCATCGAGCCCGAGGTGCTCGTCATGGACGAGGCGACGAGCGCCCTCGACGTCTCGGTGCAGGCCCAGGTGCTCGATGTGGTCTCGGAGATCCGGCGGGCTCGCAACCTGACCGTGCTGTTCATCAGCCACGACCTGGCCGTTGTCCGCCGTGTCTGCGAGAGCACCGTGGTCATGCGCCGGGGCGAGATCGTCGAGCGCGGGCGCACTACGGCGCTGCTCGAGCATCCGCAGCATCCGTACACCCGACTGCTCATCGATTCGGTGCCGAAGGCCGGGCGAGCGGAGGAGTCATGA
- a CDS encoding ABC transporter permease encodes MSVARRVLGKLGSLLLTLFLASLLVFFSRFLVPGNPISFLLRGRKPNPQTIADLTAQYGLDLPPWQQYLNWVGGILHGDFGRSLQYRQDVSTVIGERLPVTFGLVLMAGVIITVVGLAAGVVAALNKGRILDRAILILLTVLAAIPSFVGSIVLIAIFSVQLGWFPSFGSGDGFIDTAYHLVLPSIALAIVFIVLIGKVTRTSMVDQLGREHVEVATSRGLARITVIRRHVLRNALGPILTVSGVLVAGLLVASTIVESAFGIAGIGSLLVQSVDRLDFPVVQAIVLLVVTAFVVVNAIVDVLEPVIDPRSAAGAGAR; translated from the coding sequence GTGAGCGTCGCCCGCCGGGTGCTCGGCAAGCTCGGCTCCCTGCTGCTCACCTTGTTCCTCGCCTCGCTGCTCGTCTTCTTCTCCCGCTTCCTCGTTCCCGGAAACCCGATCAGCTTCCTGCTGCGCGGTCGCAAGCCGAACCCGCAGACGATCGCTGACCTGACGGCCCAATACGGGCTCGATCTGCCGCCCTGGCAGCAGTACCTGAACTGGGTCGGCGGGATCCTCCACGGCGACTTCGGCCGGTCGCTGCAATACCGGCAGGATGTGTCGACGGTGATCGGTGAGCGGCTTCCGGTGACGTTCGGGCTGGTGCTGATGGCCGGGGTGATCATCACCGTGGTCGGTCTGGCGGCCGGTGTCGTCGCTGCGCTCAACAAGGGGCGGATCCTCGACCGGGCCATCCTCATCCTGCTCACGGTGCTGGCGGCGATCCCGTCGTTCGTCGGCTCGATCGTGCTCATCGCGATCTTCTCGGTGCAGCTCGGCTGGTTTCCGTCGTTCGGGTCCGGCGACGGCTTCATCGACACGGCCTACCACCTGGTCTTGCCGTCGATCGCCCTGGCGATCGTGTTCATCGTGCTGATCGGCAAGGTGACGCGCACCTCGATGGTCGATCAGCTCGGGCGGGAGCATGTGGAGGTGGCGACGAGCCGGGGGCTCGCGCGGATCACGGTCATCCGCCGCCATGTGCTCCGCAACGCGCTCGGCCCCATCCTCACGGTGAGCGGTGTGCTCGTCGCCGGCCTGCTCGTCGCGAGCACGATCGTGGAGTCGGCGTTCGGGATCGCGGGCATCGGCTCGCTGCTCGTGCAGTCCGTGGACCGTCTCGACTTTCCCGTCGTGCAGGCGATCGTGCTCCTCGTCGTGACCGCCTTCGTCGTCGTCAACGCGATCGTCGACGTTCTCGAACCCGTGATCGACCCCCGATCAGCAGCTGGAGCCGGAGCCCGATGA
- a CDS encoding ABC transporter substrate-binding protein, producing the protein MRPATKLAGAAVIAVTALALSACSSPSSPPTTKAAAGSVDLRMTTWTADPTQLALFASIADDYKKTHPEIGKITFDSLPAADYTTTLTTQIAGGQQPDLAWVMEADAPDFVSSGVLAPLSDTLKSTKGYDYSDISSDATKLWTTGGQLYAYPFSTSPFVMFANDDILAAAGEPTSAELKAQGKWNWKDLAEIGQQVNQKTGKQGIVIRDFDYVTWSNLATVWASFGAAPWSADGKTCTFTSKKMQDAFTYLHNAIFQQKAFPGPGTKADFFAGDSAFTVTQISRATLLTDAFKWDMQPLPEGPDGQQNVIGQAGVGVLAKGKNADEAKQFLAFFTNPSNAKQLAQYFPPPRTSLLNVDTLSASNKTLSKQQIQDAVLPSFTGAITKPSHTSSAEIAAKVKTALDPMWQAGADVPAVLQGVCTAIKPLLGS; encoded by the coding sequence ATGAGACCAGCAACGAAGCTGGCGGGAGCGGCGGTCATCGCCGTCACCGCGCTAGCTCTCTCCGCCTGCAGCAGCCCCTCCTCCCCACCGACGACGAAAGCGGCGGCGGGGAGCGTCGACCTGCGGATGACCACCTGGACGGCCGATCCCACCCAGCTCGCCCTGTTCGCGTCGATCGCCGACGACTACAAGAAGACGCACCCGGAGATCGGGAAGATCACCTTCGACTCCCTCCCCGCCGCCGACTACACGACGACGCTCACCACCCAGATCGCCGGCGGGCAGCAGCCCGACCTCGCCTGGGTGATGGAGGCGGACGCACCGGACTTCGTCAGCTCGGGTGTGCTCGCTCCGCTCAGCGACACGCTGAAGAGCACGAAGGGGTACGACTATTCCGACATCAGCAGCGACGCGACGAAGCTGTGGACGACCGGCGGCCAGCTGTACGCCTACCCGTTCTCGACGTCGCCGTTCGTGATGTTCGCGAACGACGACATCCTCGCCGCCGCGGGAGAGCCGACGTCGGCCGAGCTCAAGGCGCAGGGCAAGTGGAACTGGAAGGATCTCGCCGAGATCGGCCAGCAGGTCAACCAGAAGACCGGCAAGCAGGGCATCGTGATCCGGGACTTCGACTACGTGACCTGGTCGAACCTCGCGACGGTGTGGGCCTCCTTCGGCGCGGCGCCCTGGTCGGCCGACGGCAAGACCTGCACGTTCACGTCGAAGAAGATGCAGGATGCGTTCACCTACCTGCACAACGCGATCTTCCAGCAGAAGGCGTTCCCCGGCCCGGGCACGAAGGCAGACTTCTTCGCGGGCGACAGCGCGTTCACGGTCACGCAGATCTCGCGTGCGACGCTGCTGACGGATGCATTCAAGTGGGACATGCAGCCCCTTCCCGAGGGGCCCGACGGCCAACAGAACGTGATCGGGCAGGCCGGGGTGGGTGTGCTCGCGAAGGGCAAAAACGCCGACGAGGCGAAGCAGTTCCTCGCCTTCTTCACCAACCCGTCCAACGCGAAGCAACTGGCCCAGTACTTCCCGCCGCCCCGCACCTCGCTGCTCAACGTCGACACACTGTCGGCCTCGAACAAGACGCTCAGCAAGCAGCAGATCCAGGATGCGGTGCTCCCGTCGTTCACGGGTGCGATCACCAAACCGAGCCACACCAGCTCCGCAGAGATCGCGGCCAAGGTCAAGACCGCGCTTGACCCGATGTGGCAGGCCGGCGCCGACGTGCCGGCCGTCCTCCAGGGCGTCTGCACCGCGATCAAACCGTTGCTGGGGTCATGA